The following are from one region of the [Chlorobium] sp. 445 genome:
- a CDS encoding coproporphyrinogen III oxidase: MAGLYIHIPFCRRRCNYCDFYFITNTALIDNFLAALSKELVVRANLLSGEQIETIYFGGGTPSLLAPTQIDTILNLIAKTYAVVSTVELTLEVNPEDVTEAYLHDLVRLGFNRLSLGVQSFRDSKLRWLSREHTAAQSCHALELAQAHVENVSIDLMFGIEHESLTEWEEELEMAISLQPKHLSTYSLTVEPRTLLEKLIKRGLRQPPLDAVQVQMFLLTMQRLREHGYEHYEVSNFAKPGFHSRHNRAYWNRVPYLGFGPSAHSFVITPHSEERFANQPSLKTYLEAPEYALSFREILSPKDIFNEMVLLGLRQGGGIDLSELEEKFCNFGTYFLTHLKQRTTKLESLKTEGLITIETQDAHQIIKLTDKGFTLADAIAESLFV; this comes from the coding sequence ATGGCAGGACTTTACATCCACATTCCGTTCTGTCGCCGCAGGTGCAATTACTGCGATTTTTATTTCATCACCAATACGGCGCTAATAGACAATTTTCTGGCGGCACTCTCAAAAGAATTGGTAGTGCGTGCCAATCTGCTCAGCGGCGAGCAAATCGAAACCATTTATTTTGGTGGCGGCACCCCATCACTGCTGGCGCCAACACAGATTGACACGATACTGAACCTGATAGCGAAAACCTATGCTGTCGTCTCAACTGTCGAGCTGACGCTGGAAGTCAATCCTGAAGATGTAACAGAAGCGTATCTGCACGACCTTGTGCGTCTGGGTTTTAATCGTCTCAGTCTTGGTGTGCAGTCGTTTCGTGATTCAAAATTGCGCTGGCTCTCACGAGAGCATACGGCGGCGCAAAGTTGCCATGCCCTCGAGCTGGCACAGGCACATGTTGAGAATGTCAGTATAGACTTGATGTTTGGCATTGAGCATGAATCGCTTACAGAGTGGGAAGAAGAGTTGGAGATGGCCATCTCGCTGCAGCCAAAGCACCTCTCAACTTATTCGCTCACGGTGGAGCCGAGAACATTGCTCGAAAAGCTCATCAAGCGAGGCTTGCGTCAGCCGCCGCTCGATGCCGTGCAAGTTCAGATGTTTCTGCTTACCATGCAGAGGCTACGCGAGCATGGCTACGAACACTACGAGGTTTCGAATTTTGCCAAACCCGGATTTCATTCGCGCCATAATCGTGCGTATTGGAATCGTGTGCCGTACTTGGGGTTTGGACCGTCTGCACATTCATTTGTCATCACACCACACAGCGAAGAACGCTTTGCCAATCAGCCGAGCCTAAAGACGTATTTGGAAGCGCCAGAGTATGCTTTGTCGTTTCGCGAGATACTTTCGCCAAAAGACATCTTTAACGAAATGGTGCTCTTGGGGTTGCGACAAGGAGGCGGGATTGATCTATCGGAATTAGAGGAAAAGTTTTGTAACTTCGGCACTTATTTTTTGACGCACTTAAAACAGCGCACGACAAAGTTAGAGTCGCTTAAAACAGAAGGTTTGATTACGATTGAAACACAAGATGCACACCAAATCATTAAACTAACCGATAAAGGATTTACACTTGCCGATGCCATTGCCGAATCACTCTTCGTCTGA
- the mrdA gene encoding penicillin-binding protein 2 has translation MREKPISPLVYGALALLFGALLARLFYLQVISAQEFGQISSQNSVRKIPVDASRGTIYDRNGMPIVENQPQYSVQVIPSEFDKSKIPEIAALLGVSQQLLRDKLKEAENYSRHAPTRILRDIGFEAFLRLQEHLWRLPGIDVVIENKRRYPRKDFNAPHVLGYTKFISKQMLEKLPKDVYARDDIIGYAGLEKTYEELLRGQRGYKLMIVNSLGKQVAEYEGGARHIPAQRGSDLWLTLDASLQAVAESLLTALGKSGAIVALNPQNGEVLAIASKPDYNPALLEGSTDASTWNALVKDPKNPLFNRVTQTRYPPGSTYKMISAIAALEEKIITPSTVFGCSGHFKFGNKDFLCHGGKGHGALDVTRAIQYSCNSFFYQLVLRIGLDRWAKYSAMFGFGEKTGLDIADELSPPLPTREYFNKRYGPYKVGWHDGFLVNLGIGQGDIGATPIQMARYVAALANAGTLVQPHLLKAYRDKQTGEMKTLEFEKKSLPISASTFEIVRNGMRLCVANGTGKAAQIDGIEVAGKTGTAQNPHGDDHAWFIGFAPYQNPTIAVCVLVENAGFGGQVAAPIAGKVMAHYLKHCQAPSNHIAEVAH, from the coding sequence ATGAGAGAAAAGCCGATCTCACCGCTGGTCTATGGTGCACTGGCACTGCTTTTCGGTGCCTTGTTAGCACGGCTATTTTATCTGCAAGTTATCTCCGCGCAGGAATTTGGGCAAATCTCATCGCAAAATAGCGTACGCAAAATTCCTGTAGATGCATCGCGTGGTACAATTTATGACCGCAATGGCATGCCGATTGTGGAAAACCAGCCACAATACTCTGTGCAAGTTATTCCTTCAGAATTTGATAAGTCCAAGATTCCAGAGATTGCAGCGCTTTTGGGCGTAAGCCAGCAACTTTTACGCGATAAGCTCAAAGAAGCTGAAAACTACAGCCGCCATGCTCCAACACGCATTTTACGCGATATTGGATTTGAAGCCTTCTTACGTCTTCAGGAGCATCTTTGGCGCCTGCCGGGTATTGATGTTGTCATTGAAAACAAACGCAGGTATCCACGCAAAGACTTCAATGCGCCGCATGTCTTGGGCTATACCAAATTTATCTCGAAGCAGATGCTGGAAAAATTGCCAAAAGATGTTTATGCCAGGGACGACATTATCGGCTACGCAGGATTAGAGAAAACTTATGAAGAGCTGTTGCGCGGTCAGCGCGGCTACAAGCTGATGATTGTCAACTCGCTGGGCAAGCAAGTGGCAGAGTATGAAGGCGGTGCTCGGCATATTCCTGCACAACGTGGCAGTGATTTATGGCTCACACTGGATGCTTCACTTCAAGCTGTAGCTGAAAGTTTGCTCACTGCCTTAGGCAAATCGGGCGCTATCGTGGCGCTTAATCCCCAAAATGGTGAGGTCTTGGCAATTGCCAGCAAGCCTGACTATAACCCTGCTTTGCTTGAAGGCTCAACTGACGCATCGACATGGAATGCACTCGTCAAAGATCCAAAGAATCCGCTCTTCAACCGAGTAACACAAACGCGCTATCCGCCAGGCTCTACCTATAAAATGATTTCAGCAATTGCTGCGCTAGAAGAAAAAATTATTACGCCATCGACCGTATTTGGGTGCTCTGGACATTTCAAGTTCGGCAATAAGGATTTTCTCTGTCATGGCGGCAAAGGACACGGCGCATTGGATGTAACACGCGCCATTCAATACTCATGCAACAGTTTCTTCTATCAACTGGTGCTGCGCATCGGTCTGGACCGCTGGGCAAAATACAGTGCAATGTTTGGCTTTGGTGAAAAGACAGGTCTGGACATTGCTGATGAACTCTCGCCGCCCTTGCCGACACGCGAGTATTTCAACAAACGCTACGGTCCCTACAAAGTCGGCTGGCACGATGGCTTTCTTGTAAATTTGGGCATCGGTCAAGGCGATATTGGTGCCACACCAATTCAGATGGCGCGCTATGTTGCAGCCCTTGCAAACGCAGGCACGCTTGTTCAACCGCACCTGCTCAAAGCCTACCGCGACAAACAAACTGGTGAGATGAAAACGCTTGAGTTTGAAAAGAAATCACTGCCCATTTCAGCCTCGACATTCGAGATTGTGCGCAATGGCATGCGTCTGTGCGTCGCCAATGGTACTGGCAAAGCTGCACAAATTGACGGCATTGAAGTGGCTGGCAAAACTGGTACTGCGCAAAATCCACACGGTGATGATCATGCATGGTTCATTGGTTTTGCACCCTATCAAAATCCAACAATTGCAGTATGCGTGCTGGTTGAAAATGCTGGCTTTGGCGGACAAGTTGCTGCACCAATTGCAGGCAAAGTGATGGCGCATTACCTCAAACATTGTCAAGCCCCGTCAAACCATATAGCTGAGGTGGCGCACTAA
- the mreD gene encoding rod shape-determining protein MreD, whose protein sequence is MLQRVFLYVGVAFLLGLAQKFFLDRLLLYGAAPDALLIWAVFIARREGQSVGTTAGFLIGLMMDLLHGTLGSNALSKTVSGFSAGFFRESDKPSAQSEFLFATAIASLSGSVAFNLVSYGLTLVWWQYALAVASSIGFNLVLGYMAYTLVLRKFEQDRD, encoded by the coding sequence TTGTTGCAGCGCGTCTTTCTCTATGTCGGTGTGGCGTTCCTTTTGGGACTTGCGCAAAAGTTTTTTTTAGATCGGCTCTTGCTTTATGGAGCTGCACCAGATGCGCTGCTCATTTGGGCCGTCTTCATTGCGCGCCGAGAAGGACAGAGCGTTGGAACAACAGCAGGTTTCTTAATTGGCTTGATGATGGATTTGTTACACGGCACACTGGGCAGCAATGCACTCTCCAAGACGGTTTCAGGCTTCAGTGCCGGCTTCTTTCGTGAGAGCGATAAGCCAAGTGCACAAAGCGAATTTCTTTTTGCAACTGCAATTGCAAGTCTCTCAGGCAGCGTAGCGTTTAACTTGGTAAGCTATGGCCTGACACTGGTGTGGTGGCAATATGCGCTCGCTGTGGCAAGTAGTATAGGCTTTAACTTAGTGCTGGGCTATATGGCTTATACACTGGTACTGAGAAAGTTCGAGCAGGACAGAGACTGA
- a CDS encoding rod shape-determining protein MreC, whose product MKKLIEALLLDFREYLLLVFFCLISLALFVNQDASTLRMMRASGLEFFATIERGIGLVTRYFGLASENDELHRRNTELLAELSLLRTAQAENQELKALLGYKQHAPYPLKLAQIVDRTFSSERNLFTINLGSNDSVEVNMPVMTDDGLVGRVVLVSANYAIVQPIINRDFKVGVVSEKTRSVGLLTWLPQEHLASMEHVLLSNSIEVGERVLTAQFSSFAAPNIQVGKVVSVDKTEAQLFYKIRVQPSVDFGKLEQVFVMMRPNDKEFEAVQRRYKELQ is encoded by the coding sequence ATGAAAAAACTCATAGAGGCGCTACTGCTCGATTTCCGAGAGTATTTACTCTTGGTCTTCTTTTGCTTAATCTCGCTGGCATTGTTTGTCAATCAAGACGCATCAACGCTGCGCATGATGCGTGCATCAGGACTTGAATTCTTTGCAACAATTGAGCGCGGCATTGGACTTGTCACGCGCTACTTTGGTCTAGCAAGTGAAAATGATGAATTGCATCGGCGCAATACGGAATTGCTGGCTGAACTTTCGCTGCTAAGAACTGCACAGGCGGAAAACCAAGAGTTGAAAGCGCTCTTAGGCTATAAGCAGCATGCGCCATACCCCTTGAAACTTGCACAAATTGTCGACCGCACGTTCTCCTCTGAACGAAATCTTTTCACGATTAACTTGGGCTCTAATGATAGCGTCGAGGTCAACATGCCAGTGATGACCGATGATGGCTTGGTCGGAAGAGTGGTGCTGGTTTCAGCAAACTATGCGATTGTGCAACCAATCATCAACCGCGATTTCAAAGTAGGGGTGGTCTCAGAAAAGACACGCAGTGTGGGGCTTTTAACCTGGCTGCCGCAAGAGCACTTAGCTTCTATGGAACATGTCTTGCTCAGCAATTCGATTGAAGTCGGCGAGCGCGTTCTAACAGCACAGTTTAGTTCCTTTGCGGCGCCAAATATCCAAGTCGGTAAAGTGGTCTCCGTCGATAAGACCGAAGCTCAACTGTTTTACAAAATTCGCGTTCAGCCCTCGGTTGATTTTGGCAAGTTAGAGCAGGTATTTGTGATGATGCGTCCAAATGACAAAGAGTTTGAGGCGGTGCAGCGGCGGTATAAAGAATTGCAGTAA
- a CDS encoding aminotransferase encodes MKKRLFTPGPTPVPERVMLRMAAPMIHHRNPEFMEILTRVHQDLQYLFQTKQPVLVLTCSGTGGVEATMVSMFSSGDKIIAVNGGKFGERWADMARKYTGNCVELKVQWGTSIQPEEIIKALKEHPDTKGVYFTHSETSTGTATDVKAMAQAIREHSDALICVDGITAVGAHELRFDDWGIDACVTGSQKGLMMPPGLALVALSERAIKAIETAKLPSYYLSLKKALKSYKDNDTPFTPAVSLIIGLDESLQLIKQEGLENIWRRHQRLSAACRTGCEALGMRLFSNSPSYAVTPVWLPEGVEWKTFNKILKLENGITVAAGQDQYAGKIFRISHLGFYDELDMLTVIGALEMTLKKINYPFEVGSGVSAVMRTFMEEPVSV; translated from the coding sequence ATGAAAAAACGCCTTTTCACGCCGGGTCCAACGCCCGTTCCTGAGCGTGTGATGCTGCGCATGGCTGCACCCATGATTCATCACCGCAATCCAGAGTTCATGGAAATTCTGACGCGTGTGCACCAAGACCTGCAGTACCTCTTTCAAACCAAGCAGCCTGTTTTAGTGCTGACCTGCTCAGGCACAGGCGGCGTAGAAGCCACCATGGTCTCTATGTTTTCTTCGGGCGATAAGATTATCGCCGTCAATGGTGGCAAGTTCGGTGAGCGATGGGCAGATATGGCGCGCAAATACACTGGCAATTGCGTTGAACTCAAAGTGCAATGGGGCACCAGCATTCAGCCAGAAGAGATCATCAAAGCTCTCAAAGAACATCCCGACACCAAAGGCGTCTATTTTACACACAGCGAAACTTCAACAGGCACTGCTACCGATGTCAAGGCGATGGCACAAGCTATTCGTGAACATTCTGATGCTTTGATTTGTGTTGATGGGATTACGGCGGTTGGTGCTCACGAATTGCGCTTCGATGACTGGGGCATCGACGCCTGTGTAACTGGCTCACAAAAAGGCTTGATGATGCCGCCCGGTCTTGCACTCGTTGCACTCTCTGAACGCGCAATCAAAGCCATAGAGACAGCTAAACTGCCCAGTTACTACCTCTCGCTTAAAAAAGCTTTGAAATCCTACAAAGACAACGATACGCCTTTTACGCCTGCTGTCTCACTTATCATCGGACTTGATGAATCACTCCAACTCATTAAGCAAGAAGGCCTTGAGAATATCTGGCGGCGCCATCAACGTCTCTCTGCAGCCTGCCGTACAGGCTGTGAAGCCTTAGGCATGCGGCTCTTTTCAAATTCACCCTCGTATGCCGTTACACCTGTCTGGCTCCCCGAAGGCGTGGAGTGGAAGACCTTCAACAAAATTTTGAAACTCGAGAACGGTATCACTGTCGCAGCTGGACAAGATCAATACGCTGGCAAAATTTTCCGCATCTCGCATCTTGGCTTCTATGACGAACTCGATATGCTTACGGTTATTGGCGCGCTGGAGATGACACTTAAGAAAATCAACTATCCGTTTGAAGTTGGCAGCGGGGTCTCAGCTGTGATGCGTACCTTTATGGAAGAGCCTGTCAGCGTGTAG
- a CDS encoding dolichyl-phosphate beta-D-mannosyltransferase, with protein MATLRVTGVSEQAIGLPLSLPPVQDLAVGRTLVIVPTYNESENISLLIKRVMGLEVPDLDMLIIDDNSPDGTAAVVEALQKTFKRRLHLIKREGKLGLGTAYVRGFKFAIEHGYDFVMEMDADLSHDPFMIPHFLVAIKDADLVIGSRYLGDVANVVNWPLSRLMLSKGASLYTRLITGMPVQDPTSGFKCFRRQVLESLNLNEIRSGGYSFQIEMNFKSWAKGFRLKEIPIVFTDRTVGKSKMSRKIIYEAIYMVWALKFRQIFGKL; from the coding sequence ATGGCAACATTGAGAGTAACAGGTGTCAGTGAGCAAGCAATAGGATTGCCCTTATCTCTGCCGCCAGTCCAAGACCTTGCTGTTGGGCGTACTTTGGTTATCGTGCCGACCTATAACGAATCTGAGAACATTTCTCTTCTCATCAAGCGCGTGATGGGCTTAGAAGTGCCTGACTTGGATATGCTTATCATTGATGACAATTCACCTGATGGCACTGCGGCTGTTGTCGAAGCATTGCAAAAGACCTTCAAGCGTCGGCTGCACCTTATCAAGCGAGAAGGCAAATTAGGGCTTGGCACAGCTTATGTGCGTGGCTTCAAATTTGCAATTGAACATGGCTATGACTTTGTGATGGAAATGGATGCTGACCTTTCACACGACCCGTTCATGATTCCGCACTTTCTTGTTGCCATCAAAGATGCTGATTTGGTGATTGGCTCGCGCTACTTAGGCGATGTGGCTAATGTGGTCAACTGGCCACTTTCGCGTCTTATGCTCTCCAAAGGTGCAAGCCTTTACACGCGGCTCATTACAGGCATGCCTGTGCAAGACCCTACCAGCGGGTTCAAATGTTTTCGTCGACAAGTCTTAGAGTCGCTTAATCTTAATGAGATTCGCTCGGGTGGATATTCTTTTCAGATTGAGATGAATTTTAAGTCTTGGGCAAAGGGTTTCCGCTTGAAAGAAATTCCTATTGTTTTCACCGACCGCACGGTTGGCAAATCCAAGATGTCGCGCAAAATTATCTATGAAGCCATTTACATGGTTTGGGCGTTGAAATTCCGACAGATTTTTGGCAAACTCTAA
- a CDS encoding methionine gamma-lyase (catalyzes the formation of methanethiol and 2-ocobutanoate from L-methionine) — MSASQHTTHRLHSTRSVETELIHGGEQHNTTRAVVPPIWQTSTYKAPESADDFAELASAINPKEFYSRYGNPTNAQVQEILAKLEGAETAVLAASGMGAISAAILSVVSAGGHIVAQTSLYAGTFALLRDLLPRFGIETTFVDQTRIEAFEAALRPNTQLIYVETPSNPLMTLTDLKAVATLAKVHGITTFCDNTFATPLAQRPLEHGIDLSLHSATKYLGGHSDLTAGAACGNAHLIERIWKTTVLLGCALSSFDSWLLLRGLRTLSLRVQKASANAAQLAAYLEAHPKIARVHHPSLPSHPQHQLAREQMHGFTAMMSFEVKGATPEEQYHKAQTLIGSMKLAVNAVSLGGVESLIVHPASMWHAQYTAEQRDAAGISAGLVRFSAGIEACSDLIADFEQALSRL; from the coding sequence ATGAGCGCATCACAACACACCACTCATCGCTTGCACAGCACACGCAGCGTGGAAACTGAACTTATTCACGGTGGCGAACAGCATAATACCACGCGCGCTGTTGTCCCACCTATCTGGCAGACCTCAACTTACAAAGCCCCAGAGTCTGCAGACGACTTTGCTGAACTTGCTAGTGCTATCAATCCAAAAGAATTCTATTCGCGCTATGGCAATCCGACCAATGCACAAGTGCAGGAGATTCTTGCTAAACTTGAAGGCGCAGAAACTGCGGTATTAGCTGCATCAGGCATGGGCGCCATTTCTGCAGCAATCTTGAGTGTCGTCAGTGCTGGCGGACATATTGTGGCGCAAACCTCACTTTACGCTGGCACCTTTGCCTTGCTGCGCGACCTGCTCCCAAGATTTGGCATTGAGACCACCTTTGTCGATCAAACACGCATCGAGGCGTTTGAAGCTGCACTGCGTCCGAATACCCAACTGATTTATGTCGAAACACCCTCGAATCCCTTGATGACGCTCACGGACTTGAAAGCAGTTGCAACACTTGCAAAAGTGCACGGCATCACCACATTTTGTGATAACACATTTGCAACACCACTTGCGCAGCGACCTTTGGAGCACGGCATTGACCTTTCACTGCATAGCGCTACAAAATATCTTGGCGGGCATTCCGACCTTACGGCTGGGGCGGCGTGCGGCAATGCCCATCTAATTGAGCGAATCTGGAAAACGACTGTCCTACTCGGTTGTGCTCTGTCATCCTTTGATTCATGGCTTTTATTGCGTGGATTGCGCACGTTATCTTTACGCGTGCAAAAAGCCAGTGCAAATGCGGCGCAACTGGCAGCGTATTTAGAAGCGCATCCCAAAATTGCGCGTGTCCATCATCCATCGTTACCATCGCATCCGCAGCATCAGCTGGCACGTGAGCAAATGCATGGCTTTACGGCCATGATGAGTTTTGAAGTAAAAGGTGCAACACCCGAGGAGCAGTATCATAAGGCGCAAACGCTCATTGGTTCAATGAAACTTGCCGTCAATGCGGTAAGTTTGGGTGGTGTCGAATCGCTCATTGTTCATCCTGCCAGCATGTGGCATGCACAATACACTGCCGAGCAGCGTGACGCAGCTGGCATCAGCGCTGGGCTGGTGCGATTTTCCGCTGGCATCGAAGCATGTAGCGATCTGATTGCCGATTTTGAGCAAGCCTTGTCTCGGCTCTGA
- the gmhA gene encoding phosphoheptose isomerase, which translates to MLDTVLDRKTLHLAYIRETLEYSAELKKQLARENAEDIFHMAELITEAFRMGNKLLICGNGGSAADAQHIATEFTIRYRSSVNRPAMPAIALTTDSSALTGGANDLGYDNVFMRLVEAWGKRGDVLLGISTSGNSESVIRAMRYAKENGLKTLALLGNSGGKMKGMADVEIIVPHKGAADRIQESHIAIAHIIIQLVEENFGYTEPNK; encoded by the coding sequence ATGTTGGATACTGTCTTAGACCGAAAGACCTTACATCTTGCCTACATCCGTGAGACGCTTGAATACAGCGCTGAACTCAAAAAGCAACTGGCGCGTGAGAACGCCGAAGACATCTTTCACATGGCTGAGCTTATCACGGAAGCGTTTCGTATGGGCAATAAACTTCTCATCTGTGGCAATGGTGGAAGCGCCGCTGATGCTCAACACATTGCAACAGAATTTACAATTCGCTACCGCAGCTCTGTCAATCGTCCTGCTATGCCTGCCATCGCACTCACGACCGACAGTTCTGCGCTCACAGGTGGGGCAAATGATCTTGGCTATGATAATGTTTTCATGCGTCTTGTTGAGGCATGGGGCAAGCGCGGCGATGTGCTCTTAGGCATTTCTACAAGCGGTAACTCTGAGAGCGTCATTCGTGCTATGCGCTACGCCAAAGAAAATGGCTTGAAGACACTGGCACTCCTCGGTAATTCAGGCGGTAAAATGAAAGGCATGGCAGATGTGGAAATTATTGTGCCGCACAAAGGCGCTGCTGATAGAATTCAGGAAAGCCACATTGCTATTGCACACATCATCATTCAACTCGTCGAAGAAAATTTCGGCTATACTGAACCTAATAAATGA
- a CDS encoding 6,7-dimethyl-8-ribityllumazine synthase, producing MKVVEGHLSAQGLKIALVASRWNDFIGARLVEGAVDCIVRHGGSSEAITLYRCPGSFELPMVIKKVALSKQFDAVIAIGVLIRGATPHFDLIAAEATKGIAQASMESGVPVAFGILTTDTIEQAIERAGTKAGNKGWEAAAAAIEMANLYKQL from the coding sequence ATGAAGGTTGTTGAAGGGCATCTCTCTGCACAAGGTTTAAAAATTGCGCTTGTTGCCTCTCGTTGGAATGATTTCATCGGCGCGCGTCTCGTCGAAGGCGCTGTCGATTGCATCGTGCGCCATGGCGGCAGCTCCGAAGCGATTACACTCTACCGTTGCCCTGGCTCATTTGAGTTGCCAATGGTCATCAAAAAAGTTGCGCTCTCAAAACAGTTTGATGCGGTTATCGCTATTGGCGTTTTGATTCGTGGCGCCACACCTCACTTTGACTTAATTGCCGCAGAAGCCACGAAAGGTATTGCGCAAGCCTCAATGGAGTCCGGTGTGCCTGTGGCTTTTGGGATACTTACGACCGATACCATTGAACAAGCTATAGAGCGCGCAGGCACAAAAGCTGGCAACAAAGGCTGGGAGGCTGCAGCGGCGGCTATCGAAATGGCAAACCTCTACAAGCAATTGTGA
- a CDS encoding cell shape determination protein CcmA → MLAAIFGKKEDTASAFTASASGSNGEAKLSIIAEGTLCRGDIETSGNLRVDGKIIGNIVSTANVAIGKGGIVEGNIVAAMIKISGKVQGNLDVSNRLILDASAVVAGEIKSKLLSIDEGAIVNGTVTMTGNSSSENLSSVAASKKEYAQ, encoded by the coding sequence ATGCTTGCAGCGATATTTGGCAAAAAAGAAGATACTGCAAGTGCATTTACCGCTTCTGCTTCAGGCAGCAATGGTGAAGCTAAACTTAGCATTATCGCAGAAGGTACGCTCTGCCGCGGCGATATTGAGACCTCTGGCAATCTGCGCGTCGACGGAAAAATTATTGGTAACATTGTCTCAACGGCGAACGTGGCTATCGGAAAAGGCGGCATTGTAGAAGGCAATATCGTAGCAGCAATGATTAAAATCTCTGGTAAAGTGCAAGGCAACTTGGATGTGAGCAATCGTCTTATCTTAGATGCTTCTGCTGTCGTTGCCGGTGAAATCAAATCAAAATTGCTCTCGATTGATGAAGGCGCGATTGTCAACGGCACGGTTACCATGACTGGAAATTCAAGCTCAGAAAATCTAAGTTCTGTTGCTGCAAGCAAAAAGGAATATGCACAATGA
- the atpB gene encoding ATP synthase F0 subunit A, translated as MRYILQHTLFTLCFLICSATALLASDEKPSGHDETLDVMHHILDAHTLDFEPFGEIHLPRWTPIQIGDFTVDLSPTRHVVMMWIASLLLVILMVSVSKQYKAMKTPRAPKGFANVVEAVVQFIRDDIARPNIGHHYERFLPYLLTVFFFILFCNLLGLVPFAATATGNIAVTLTLASFTFVLTQYASIRENGVGGWLAHLTGGAPPLLWPIMIPVEIVSLLVKPFALTMRLFANMTAGHVVIIVLISLIFIFKSFVIAPVSIVFTLAIYCLEIFVAFMQAYIFTMLSSVFIGLAMEHGHSEGAH; from the coding sequence ATGCGGTACATCTTACAACATACGCTCTTTACGCTCTGTTTTCTCATCTGCTCTGCAACAGCACTTCTTGCGTCAGACGAAAAACCTAGCGGTCACGACGAAACACTTGATGTCATGCATCATATTCTTGATGCACACACCTTGGATTTTGAGCCTTTCGGAGAAATTCATCTGCCACGCTGGACACCGATTCAGATTGGAGACTTTACTGTGGACCTCTCACCGACTCGTCATGTTGTCATGATGTGGATTGCCAGTCTCTTGCTCGTTATCCTGATGGTGAGTGTGAGCAAGCAATACAAAGCTATGAAGACACCAAGAGCCCCAAAAGGGTTCGCCAATGTGGTTGAAGCAGTTGTACAATTTATCCGTGATGATATTGCGCGTCCTAACATTGGTCATCACTACGAGCGTTTCTTGCCCTACTTGCTGACTGTGTTTTTCTTTATTCTTTTTTGCAACTTGTTAGGCTTAGTTCCATTTGCTGCCACGGCAACAGGCAATATCGCTGTAACGCTGACCTTAGCATCCTTTACATTTGTTCTGACGCAGTATGCGAGCATTCGCGAAAATGGCGTGGGGGGCTGGCTGGCGCACTTGACAGGTGGCGCCCCGCCTTTACTCTGGCCCATCATGATTCCTGTTGAAATCGTCAGCTTACTTGTCAAGCCGTTTGCACTGACGATGCGTCTTTTTGCGAATATGACCGCCGGACATGTGGTTATCATCGTCCTGATTAGCTTGATTTTTATTTTCAAAAGTTTCGTCATTGCACCTGTTTCCATCGTCTTCACACTGGCTATTTACTGTTTGGAGATTTTTGTTGCGTTCATGCAAGCCTACATTTTCACGATGCTTTCAAGTGTCTTCATTGGACTTGCGATGGAACATGGTCATAGCGAAGGGGCGCACTAA
- the atpE gene encoding ATP synthase F0 subunit C, with protein MGNEALAFLGAGIGAGIAAIGAGIGIGNAVSSATEAIARQPQASGEIRGLTLIAAGLVEGTAIIALVVCLVLALK; from the coding sequence ATGGGTAACGAAGCACTTGCATTTTTAGGCGCAGGCATCGGTGCTGGTATTGCAGCAATTGGTGCTGGCATCGGTATCGGCAACGCAGTTAGTTCAGCTACTGAAGCAATTGCGCGTCAACCGCAAGCCTCTGGTGAGATTCGTGGCTTGACACTTATCGCTGCGGGTCTTGTTGAAGGTACTGCCATCATCGCACTGGTTGTCTGTTTAGTGCTTGCATTAAAATAG